The genomic DNA GTACTCCTTTGAAATTATTTTATCTTAACTGCTTTTTCCTGTGCAATAAGACATAATTCTGCTGCTTTAAATGCATGTTCCTGTGTCATAGAATTTTCTGTTCTGTTTATACAGTCCAGTATAAATTCCCCAAAAAAAGGAAATCCTATTTCCCCTGTTACGGAATAACGTTTTTCACCGTCTTTATTTACCAGATATACGTTATCTCCTTTATTATCCCTTGCTATATCTATATATTTTCTAATTTCTATATATCCCTCTGTTCCGAGGATCATTGTTCTTCCATCTCCCCATGTTCCTAAACCGTCAGGCGTAAACCAGTCTATCCTGAAGTAATTCGTTGTTCCGTTATCCCCAAGCAGATTGGCATGACCAAAATCCTCAAGTTCCGGAGTATCGGGATTTCCATAATTAGCAACCTCACTGGAAACTACCGTGGCATCTTTAGCTCCTGAAAAATATAAATACTGTTCTATCTGATGGCTTCCTATATCACATAATATTCCGCCGTATTTATCCTTTTGAAAAAACCATTCCGGTCTGTCTTTTTTATTCAATCTGTGTGGTCCCAGACCTATTACCTGGAGGACTTTCCCAATTGCACCCTGATTTATCAGTTCTCCCGCAAAAACTGCTCCCTCTACATGCAGTCTCTCGCTATAATACACATAATATTTTAATCCTGTTTCAGCTGCTTTTTTCTTTGCTGCCTCCAGCTGTTCCATTGTAGTAAACGGTGATTTATCTGTAAAATAATCTTTTCCATGATCCATTGCTCTCAGGCCCAGAGCACATCTTTCCGACGGTACTGCTGCTCCTGCTATTAATTTTACTTCAGGATCATTAAAAATTTCTTCTTCTGAAGCTGCTGCCTTTGCATTAGGATACACCTTCAAAAAATTTTCCACTTTTGCGGGATCCGGATCATATACATATTTCAATGTCGCCCCAGCTTCTGTTAAGCCGTTACACATTCCGTAAATATGTCCGTGATCCAGTGCTATTGCTGCAAAAACAAATTCCCCCTCTTTACATACCGGCTTCGGTTTTCCCTTTGGTGCATAATTCATTCCGTCTGTTTTTTGCATGATTCCTCCTTAATTTTTTGAATAACTTATTCAGATAGCTTCTTCAGTATCTGTATCAAATAAATGACATTTTTCCATATCTATCTTAAATATTCCGGTCTCCTTCAGGCTCAGACTTTCCTCCTGATTCAGCGTCAGTCTTGCTGTTATCTGGTTTCCTTCACTCTCAAAATACACTATCTCTTCATTACCCATCTGTTCTTTTACCAGTATATTCCCTTTCAGTGCATTCTGCTCACCCTCTTTTCCCAGTGAGATATGTTCCGGTCTTATTCCAAATGACACCTCTTTTCCTGTATGTCCTTTTATCTTCTCTCTCATGCTCTCTGGAAATTCCAGCTCTGTCCCCTTTACCTTCATTAACAGCTTCCCGTCTTTTTCTTCTATTACTCCGTTCAAAAAATTCATTGTCGGTGATCCTATAAAGCCTGCTACGAATTTATTCGCTGGATGGTTATACAGATTTAACGGCGTATCCACCTGCATGATCTTTCCTTCTCTTAAGACACATATTCTATCTCCCATTGTCATTGCTTCAACCTGATCATGTGTTACATAAATCATTGTAGACCCCAGCTCTTTGTGCAGCTGGCTTATTCTTACCCTCATGGATACTCTCAGCTTTGCATCAAGATTACTTAAAGGCTCGTCAAAAAGGAATACTTCCGGCTCTCTTACTATTGCTCTTCCAAGTGCCACCCTTTGTCTTTGCCCTCCTGACATATCCTTTGGTTTTCTGTCCAGCAGGTCTGTTATTTCAAGCTTTTCGGCTGCATCCCTTACTCTTTTGTCTATTTCCGACTTTGGTGTCTTCTTTAGCTTCAGCCCGAAAGCCATGTTATCATAAACGCTCATATGCGGATAAAGGGCATAGTTCTGAAAAACCATTGCTATTCCTCTGTCTTTTGGTGCCACATCATTAACGAGCTTATCACCGATATATATTTCCCCTCCCGTGATCTCTTCAAGACCTGCTACCATTCTAAGCGTAGTTGATTTAGCACATCCCGAGGGACCGACAAAGACCATAAACTCCCCGTCTTTAATATCAAGATTTATCCCGTGTACTGCTTTAAATCCGTTTGGATATTGTTTCTCTACTCCTTTTAATGTTACCTTTGCCATAACTAACCTCCATAAAATTAATAATATAATCTTATGTTATATACTAATATATAACATATTTTTTTTAAAAGTCAACACTGCCTGATATACAGAAAAAAAAATTTGTTTTTTTCCGTCAAACTAATTTTTTTATTTATATTTACACATTCTCCATGTATTATTTTTATTCTAAAATTCTAAATTAATTTTTCTTTTTGTTGTTTTTTTTCTAAAAATGTGTCTATAATTTAAAAAGTAAAATAAGTATAATTTTATAGTTATATACTAATATATAAGTTTTGATTGTTAAAAATTATAAGGAGGATCAATGTCGGTAAATATAAATAACCTAAATAAAAATATTGGTGAAAATAACAGTCAGTATGCCTACAGAGTCCTGAAAGACAATATTATGAACCTTACTTTGTCTCCGGGACAGGTTATAAATGAAAATGAATTAGTTGATATCTTAAAAATCAGCCGTACTCCCATAAGAGAAGCCATCTTCAAGCTAAAAGACGAAGCTCTTATAGATGTATATCCCCAAAAGGCCTCTTTTGTATCATTAATTGATCTGAACAGAGTTGAGGAAGCTTTCTTTTTAAGAAAAATAGTCGAAACCGAAGTATTAAAACTTTGCTGCGAATCCTGTGAAACCGAATATCTGAAAAAACTTGAAAAAAATATCTACCTTCAGGAAATTGTTGTTAATATTGAAGAAGATAAAAGTGCTTTTTTTTCACTTGATAATGAATTTCATACTATTATCTACGATTCTGTAAGTAAGTCCAGAGTCTGGACTACTATTAAGACTTTCAGCACTCATTATGACAGACTGAGATATCTGGATATTATTGAAAAAATAAATCTCATAAATCTCCTGAACCAGCATAAGGAAATAGTAAAAATCATTAAAGAAAAAGATATTTCCCGGGTAGAATCCATCCTGCTCAGTCATTTGACTAATTTTAGAGGAGAGCTTCCGTCTTTTATGGAAAAATATGGAAATTTTTTTGAAAAATAATACATTATATAGATAAAAAGGGGAGGATTTTCCTTCCTTTTTATCTTAAAAATATTCGGCATACTGTTCTTTAATAGTTTTGATATGTGTTTTTCCTCTTTCAAGATGTCTTATTAATATTTCTGACAATCCCTCCTTTTCATGATTTTTTATTTTATTGAATATTTCCTTATGTTCTGTGTAAACAAGATTCCATATTTCTTCGGAATCCAGCGTTAATCCCATTATTCTTACTCTGTTCAGCTGACCGCTTATATTCTGTATACTTTCCCAGATTCTCATTTTGTTACTACCTTCATATATTATTCGGTGAAAATCATTATCATACTGAAAAAGTTTTTCATAATTCTTCTGCTTCAGATATAATTCCTGAGAATGCAGATTTTCTTCCAGTAAAAACAGATATGATTCAGGAAAGACCTCCGCTGCCAGCTTGGTTATCTCCACTTCAAGTATTTCCCTCATATATCTAGATTCTTCCACGGACTGTTCATTTATCTTGGAGATATATGTACCTTTTTGCGGAATTATCTCTACCAGCTCCTCCTGATGAAGATGTATCAAAGCCTCTCTTACTGGTGTTCTGCTTACTTCCAGCTTATCTGCCAGCTCCTGCTCCGAAACCTGGGCTCCGGGTATTAAGCGTGCATTTATAATACTGTCCTTTAAAATATTATAAACATAATTTTTTATTGTTTCATTTGTAGTTTTAGTCTTTTTTCCTAACATTTTTCCCTCACTTATCGTGTACTTTATTTGATATCCCGCATCGCCTGTATTGAAAAATTAAACATCCGGCATCATGCACTGGTATTTAAGATCACTAATTTTTCCAAACACCAGTATAGCAGAGCGGTTAACATAATTATAAAACTATCTTTTTATATCCATACCTTCTTTTAAATATTTTTCCACTTCATTATGAGTAAATGTTCCTGCATCCCCTCTTATTGTATGCTTTAATATAGAACATGACAGTGCGAATTCTATTATCTGTTCAGGATCTTCAAAATGGTTTACCGCATAAATCAATCCCGCTGCAAAACTGTCTCCTCCGCCTACCCTGTCCAGAATATCGAATTCCTCCCAGTCTGTTTCTATTGTCTTCCCGTTTATATATAAAAACCCTTTTAATGCATTTCTGTTTGATGATATACTTTTTCTTGCTGTCCTTGCTATTATTTTTATGCCGAATTTTTTTTCCATTTCATGAAAAACTCTGTCCATCTCTTCAAGGGACGGATTATTTCTGGAAAGTCCGTTTTTAATATCTGTCCCGTCTGCTCCCGGAAGATTCAAAGGCTCTATTCCTATACACATATCTGCATATTCTGCCAGCTCTGACAATATATCTCTTGCTTTTTGAAAATCCCATAATTTTTCTCTATAATTCAGATCCAGACTTATCTTTAATCCGGATTTCTTTGCTGCTTCCATTGCTTTTTTAGTGAGCCTTAGGGCATTATCCGAAACTGCAGGAGTTATACCGCTTATATGAAACCAGGTATAGTCCTTGAAAATTTCTTCAAAATTAAAAATTTCCGGATCGGCTTTTGCTATGGCAGAATCTTTTCTGTCATATATTACTGTGGAATTTCTCTGTGAAAAACCGGTTTCCACAAAATAAAGCCCGAGCCTTCCTTCTGTTTTCACTATATGATCTGTCACTACATTATTGCACTTTAAATATCTTATTACGGAATTTCCTAGATCATTATCAGGAAGAGCAGATATAAAAGCTGATTTCTCCACGCCAAGATTCGCCATTGTGACGGAAACATTAGCTTCCGCACCTCCGAAATTCATATCAAATCTCTTTGAATGAAGAATTTTTTCATAATCTATTGTTGATAATCTGCCCATTATTTCTCCTAAAGAAATAAATTTCAATTTTATCTCCCCTCTCTTGCTTCCTTTACCCTGTCTACAAAAGCCTTTGCATTTTCTACTACTGCGGATATTCCGTTTTCTTTATATCCTTTTGTCAGATCCGAGCCAATTCCTACTGCTACAGCTCCCTTATTTATCCAGTCCTTTACATTATCAAGGCTTACTCCGCCTGTAGGCATTATATTTACCTGGGGAAGAGGCCCTTTTACTGCTTTTATAAAATCTGCTCCAAATGCGCTTCCCGGGAATAATTTTACGATATCCACCCCTGCCTCCATAGCTGTTATCATCTCTGTTATTGTAAGGCAGCCGGCCATATAAGGTATACAGTATCTGTTACAAAGCTTTGCAGTATTTTCGTCAAATCCGGGACTTACTATATATGTCGCTCCTGATAATATGGCGTTTCTGGCAGTTTCGCTATCCAAAACAGTACCTGCTCCTATCTCCAGCGTATCTCCAAACTCAGCTTTCAGAGTTTCTATTACTTTACTGGTACCGGGAACAGTGTAAGTTACTTCTATGGATCTGATTCCGCCTTCTATACAGGCTCTGGATACTTTTACTGCTTCTTCTCCGTTTTCAGCTCTTATTACTGCTACTACACCGGAATCCAGTATATTTTTTATTGTTTCATACTTTTTCATATTTTCCTCCTTACACATTTTATACTAATATACTACCATACTAATTCAAAAATGCAATAGTCATCACAAAAAAATATTTTGCTTTTATATATAAAATTTCGCTTTTTCCTGTATATTAAAGCTTTTTAAAACATTAAAAAATATAGAAAAAAATAATATATTTTTTTATCTTGCATTATTTTGACAAAAATATTGCTTTTTTTGCATAAAATTTGTTACTTCTATTAATTATTATCTCCCTTTCGGAAAAATAAAAAATTTTACCGTTTATTTTATTTGCATTTATACAATGAATACTGATATTTCTCTGCATATGTTAATTTAATTTCTAAATAAAAATTTGAAATTCAAATTAGAATTTGATATAATCTGATCAGTTAAGATTAATTGGAATAACAGTAAAATTTAGGCAATTTTTGGTTCTGTAAATCATATGGAAGTAAATGTAATGTATTGAATGTATTTTAATTGTTAAACCAGTGATATAATCTGCTAACTCTTCTTTCAGCAGATTCATTATCATATATATTTTTTATTCAAATTTGTTTTTCGGCAAAAATCTCAGCAGTTTGATTATATATATGATTATTGAATTCACTTTTCAAGCTTCAAGAAATCTTTTTTCTTTTTCAAATTAAATTTTACCGGTAAAGCTCTTACTTCTTTTGTTCTTCGTAATCCGGCCGACGATTAAATACATTTATAAAAAAATAACTCAATTTATATTTACATTCCATTCTGACATATATAAGATACCTAAAAAGTCTCTCATTTTTTAAATGTCTGTTTTTTTGCTGTCTTTATCTTTTCAGGTTTATTAATTTATCATAGTCCGTTTATAATGCATCAAAAATATAAATTTAAATATCAGGAAGGTGAATTTATGAAAAAATTATGTGAACGGTTATCTTGTCTTGTACTTATGGTTTTATTTATCATTTCCTGCAGCAATACCCAGATCGGTACGACAGAAAAACAATATCTGGAATCAAAGCAGAATAAATGGACTGAGCTCTCTACAGAATATGACAGTCCTTATTTCAACACTAAAACACAGAATAATCTTTCTCCCGATGCTTTGGCCGACTGGTGGAATATTCTGGATGACGATACCCTTACACAGCTCATAACACTATCGCTAAACAATAACAAAAATCTCATGGAAGCCAGAGCCAGAGTTAATGAAGCAAGAGCTGCTCTCGGGATTAGTCAGGCTGAGCTCCTCCCATGGCTTGACAGTAATAATTTCTGGGGAAGAGCAAAAATTTCCGATAACATTACCCCTGAAATCGGTATAACCGATATTTACAGACTCGGGATTGATGCTTCATGGGAGATTGATATCTTTGGAGGAAACCGATATAAAGTAAAAGCCGCAGAATCGGATTTACTTGCACAGAATGCTCTTCTTCATTCTACATGGGTCAGCATTTCTTCTGAAGTAGCCGTTAACTATCTTTCTCTGAGAACATTACAGGAACGTCTTGCAATAGCCGAGAGCAACTTAGCTCTACAGGAAACTTCAATCAAACTGCTGCAGTCGAAAAATAAAGCCGGATTAACAGACGAACTAAACCTGAATCAGGCAAAATACACCGCGAATCAGACTAAAGCCGCTATTCCTGCCATTAAGATAAGTATAGAGGAAATACTGAATAATCTGGCAATACTTACCGGACAGGTTCCGGGAAGTCTCGAAAAAACATTGACGGAAAGAAAAGAACTTCCTGATGTAAATGAAATGATATATGTAGGAATCCCGGCAGAAGCGCTAAGACAAAGACCAGATATACAGGCTGCGGAATATAAGCTGGAATCCCAAATTGCCCGTACCAAATCTGCAAGAACAGATCTACTGCCGAAACTGTCATTATTTGGTTCCATAGGACTGGAAAGTCTGACCAGCGGTTCGCTGCTGTCAGGAGCAAGTAAG from Sebaldella termitidis ATCC 33386 includes the following:
- a CDS encoding Gfo/Idh/MocA family protein; the encoded protein is MQKTDGMNYAPKGKPKPVCKEGEFVFAAIALDHGHIYGMCNGLTEAGATLKYVYDPDPAKVENFLKVYPNAKAAASEEEIFNDPEVKLIAGAAVPSERCALGLRAMDHGKDYFTDKSPFTTMEQLEAAKKKAAETGLKYYVYYSERLHVEGAVFAGELINQGAIGKVLQVIGLGPHRLNKKDRPEWFFQKDKYGGILCDIGSHQIEQYLYFSGAKDATVVSSEVANYGNPDTPELEDFGHANLLGDNGTTNYFRIDWFTPDGLGTWGDGRTMILGTEGYIEIRKYIDIARDNKGDNVYLVNKDGEKRYSVTGEIGFPFFGEFILDCINRTENSMTQEHAFKAAELCLIAQEKAVKIK
- a CDS encoding ABC transporter ATP-binding protein, translated to MAKVTLKGVEKQYPNGFKAVHGINLDIKDGEFMVFVGPSGCAKSTTLRMVAGLEEITGGEIYIGDKLVNDVAPKDRGIAMVFQNYALYPHMSVYDNMAFGLKLKKTPKSEIDKRVRDAAEKLEITDLLDRKPKDMSGGQRQRVALGRAIVREPEVFLFDEPLSNLDAKLRVSMRVRISQLHKELGSTMIYVTHDQVEAMTMGDRICVLREGKIMQVDTPLNLYNHPANKFVAGFIGSPTMNFLNGVIEEKDGKLLMKVKGTELEFPESMREKIKGHTGKEVSFGIRPEHISLGKEGEQNALKGNILVKEQMGNEEIVYFESEGNQITARLTLNQEESLSLKETGIFKIDMEKCHLFDTDTEEAI
- a CDS encoding GntR family transcriptional regulator → MSVNINNLNKNIGENNSQYAYRVLKDNIMNLTLSPGQVINENELVDILKISRTPIREAIFKLKDEALIDVYPQKASFVSLIDLNRVEEAFFLRKIVETEVLKLCCESCETEYLKKLEKNIYLQEIVVNIEEDKSAFFSLDNEFHTIIYDSVSKSRVWTTIKTFSTHYDRLRYLDIIEKINLINLLNQHKEIVKIIKEKDISRVESILLSHLTNFRGELPSFMEKYGNFFEK
- a CDS encoding GntR family transcriptional regulator, with the translated sequence MLGKKTKTTNETIKNYVYNILKDSIINARLIPGAQVSEQELADKLEVSRTPVREALIHLHQEELVEIIPQKGTYISKINEQSVEESRYMREILEVEITKLAAEVFPESYLFLLEENLHSQELYLKQKNYEKLFQYDNDFHRIIYEGSNKMRIWESIQNISGQLNRVRIMGLTLDSEEIWNLVYTEHKEIFNKIKNHEKEGLSEILIRHLERGKTHIKTIKEQYAEYF
- a CDS encoding sugar kinase — translated: MKFISLGEIMGRLSTIDYEKILHSKRFDMNFGGAEANVSVTMANLGVEKSAFISALPDNDLGNSVIRYLKCNNVVTDHIVKTEGRLGLYFVETGFSQRNSTVIYDRKDSAIAKADPEIFNFEEIFKDYTWFHISGITPAVSDNALRLTKKAMEAAKKSGLKISLDLNYREKLWDFQKARDILSELAEYADMCIGIEPLNLPGADGTDIKNGLSRNNPSLEEMDRVFHEMEKKFGIKIIARTARKSISSNRNALKGFLYINGKTIETDWEEFDILDRVGGGDSFAAGLIYAVNHFEDPEQIIEFALSCSILKHTIRGDAGTFTHNEVEKYLKEGMDIKR
- a CDS encoding bifunctional 2-keto-4-hydroxyglutarate aldolase/2-keto-3-deoxy-6-phosphogluconate aldolase, which produces MKKYETIKNILDSGVVAVIRAENGEEAVKVSRACIEGGIRSIEVTYTVPGTSKVIETLKAEFGDTLEIGAGTVLDSETARNAILSGATYIVSPGFDENTAKLCNRYCIPYMAGCLTITEMITAMEAGVDIVKLFPGSAFGADFIKAVKGPLPQVNIMPTGGVSLDNVKDWINKGAVAVGIGSDLTKGYKENGISAVVENAKAFVDRVKEAREGR
- a CDS encoding TolC family protein encodes the protein MKKLCERLSCLVLMVLFIISCSNTQIGTTEKQYLESKQNKWTELSTEYDSPYFNTKTQNNLSPDALADWWNILDDDTLTQLITLSLNNNKNLMEARARVNEARAALGISQAELLPWLDSNNFWGRAKISDNITPEIGITDIYRLGIDASWEIDIFGGNRYKVKAAESDLLAQNALLHSTWVSISSEVAVNYLSLRTLQERLAIAESNLALQETSIKLLQSKNKAGLTDELNLNQAKYTANQTKAAIPAIKISIEEILNNLAILTGQVPGSLEKTLTERKELPDVNEMIYVGIPAEALRQRPDIQAAEYKLESQIARTKSARTDLLPKLSLFGSIGLESLTSGSLLSGASKGFSLLPQISFPIFHAGAIRKNINVQSAREEQYLAAYENTVLNAAAEVRNALTAVAQESEKNTSLKDGVSNASAALKIAQNKYNNGLTDYQSVLDAQRSLLSLQDQYAISKGQKVSNLVGLFKALGGGWKPLTQEEPAAADKK